The genomic window ATTTATGCCCATTGGCGATATCGTTATGCCCCAGATATCACGCACAATACAGAACATATTTTTGGTCTTAAACTTCCATCTGTCATTCCAATTAAACTATCAGAGCATGAGCATGTTCAATACCTATGGGTAGATTGGAAAGAAGCTATGGATAAAGTTTTCTCTTGGACTAATGTTGAGGCCATTAAAAAATTAGCCGAAATTCATCAACTAAAACTGTAAAATAGATGGCCTATGCAACTTGCTCAAATAAAATTTAATACGTTTGAATCTATCAGCGATGAAGATTGCCAACAAAGAATTATTACAGCTAAAAATAAACTTGGCAAAAATTTAGTTATTTTAGGTCATCACTATCAGCATGAGTCTGTTTATAGACATGCAGACTATACGGGTGACTCCCTTAAACTTTCTCGTGTTGTTGAGTCGCTTGACGCTAAATATATTGTGTTTTTAGGTGTGCACTTTATGGCAGAAGTCGCTAATATTTTATCAAGACCTGACCAATTGACGATTCTTCCAGACTTAGCTGCAGGTTGCTCAATGGCAGACATGGCAAATTTAAGCAAAGTAGAAAGAAGCTACCGAGAGCTTTCAAAAGTACTTTCATTTGACGAGGTTGTCACTCCTGTCACTTATATTAATTCTGCAGCCGACCTTAAAGCTTTTTGTGGTGAACATGGGGGTATCGTTTGTACTTCAACGAATGCAACAAAAATTATTGAATGGTCATTTAAACAACGTGCAAAAGTTTTATTTTTTCCAGATCAAAATCTAGGTCGTTGGAGTGGTCACAAAATGGGTATCCCCTTAGATGAGATGCCTGTATGGGATCCAGATCTCCCACTTGGAGGTCTCACTGAGGCAGAGATTAAAAAAGCTAAGATCTTTTTATGGAAAGGTCATTGTGCAGTGCATCAAATGTTTCGCCTTCAAAACATTGAGCGCTTTAGACAAGAGCATCCGGATGGCAAAGTAATCTCTCACCCTGAATGCCCCTTTGAAGTTTGTGCTCATTCGGATTATGTGGGATCGACTGAATATATTTTAAAAACTGTCACAGAGTCTCCTAAGGGTACTAAATGGTTGGTAGGTACTGAACTTAATTTAGTCAATCGCCTTGCAAATCAAATGAAAGCTGAAGACAAACTTGTGCAATTCATGTCGCATGTCATTTGTGAATGTTCAACTATGGCGCGAATTGACCCTCAACATCTTGCATGGTGTTTAGAAAATATTGTAAATAATGAGCCGGTTAATATTATTAAGGTGCCTGAAGATGAGGCGAAGTTAGCTAAACTTACCCTCGATCGTATGCTTCAGGTGTCATAAATGACCTCATGTACGATTTGTAATCTTATTGAGGGTGAAATCATCTGGAGCGACAACATCATTCGCGTTGTTCTTTTAGACCATCAAGATTACAGAGGTTACTGTCGTGTTGAATTGATTAGTCATACAAAAGAAATGACAGATTTGGATGAGGCGCTTCAATTTAAAGTCATGCGCTGCGTATTTAAAGTAGAAGAGGTTTTAAAAAAAATCTTTAGCCCTGAAAAAATTAACTTAGCAAGCTTAGGCAATAAAACGCCCCACATTCACTGGCATGTTATTCCTCGATTTAAAGAGGACCCGCACTTTCCAAATTCACATTGGGGAGAAAAGTTAAGAGAAGGCATGCATCAAGCTATATCAACAAAAGAAAAAAAAGACTTGATTCAATTATTAAGCCAATCCTTAGGCCAATAAGCGCGTTACTATTTTCCCTTGCTGAATGTGGCTTTTGATAATTTCGTCGATATCTTCCTCATCTATAAAGCGATACCAAGTAGCTTCCGGGTAAATTACAAGCAAAGGTCCTTCACCACATCTATCAAAACAGCCTGCTCGATTAATTCTCACTTTTGATTCACCATTAAGATCAAACGATTTAATTTTTGCTTTCATATACATGAACATATTTTCAGCCCCTTTGTCAGAGCAACACGCCTCACCATCCTCGCGCTGATTTAGACAAAAGAAAATATGATATTTGTAATAATTCATTTATTGGGATGACAAATGTTCATCTTTCGTGAAAGTCCATGTTCTTGTAATGCTAAGTATATCAACTTCTTTTCGAATATCTTCAGGAAATGTTGCATAGGGAGCACCTAGTTCCACAATTTTTTTAGCGGCTTCATCTAGAATTTTAAATCCTGAACTTTGATTAATCTCAATATTATCAATTCTTCCATCAGGCTTTAAAGAAACCGTCATCCTTAGTTGGCCTGAAAATTTCTTTTCACGAGCCTCTTCTGGATAATTCATATTACCTAAAGTTTCTACTTTTTGCCTCCATGCTTCGGCATAAAGCGCATATTTATATTCTTTGGTACGAGCACCAATATATTTTCGTCTAGGTTGTTTTTCAAAATTAGAGATTTGATTTGAAAGTGCTGCATCTGATGCACTAATTTCACTCGCACTTGCTAGAACATCTTCCTTGCTAATTGATTTATTGATAACTTTTGACTCTTTAGGCTGCTGAACTGCTTTAGGCTCATTCAATACTTGAACGTCTTTTTTTACAATTTTTTCTTGTGACAAACTTGAAGCTCTTCCTTCAACTGCTTGATTGCCACGATTATTTAACTGAAAAGTATTTTTATTTTCAGTGACAGTTGGTAGTGGTGTTTTTTTATGAATATCTTTTTCTGTGTTACCCCCCTTAT from Candidatus Methylopumilus planktonicus includes these protein-coding regions:
- the nadA gene encoding quinolinate synthase NadA, with protein sequence MQLAQIKFNTFESISDEDCQQRIITAKNKLGKNLVILGHHYQHESVYRHADYTGDSLKLSRVVESLDAKYIVFLGVHFMAEVANILSRPDQLTILPDLAAGCSMADMANLSKVERSYRELSKVLSFDEVVTPVTYINSAADLKAFCGEHGGIVCTSTNATKIIEWSFKQRAKVLFFPDQNLGRWSGHKMGIPLDEMPVWDPDLPLGGLTEAEIKKAKIFLWKGHCAVHQMFRLQNIERFRQEHPDGKVISHPECPFEVCAHSDYVGSTEYILKTVTESPKGTKWLVGTELNLVNRLANQMKAEDKLVQFMSHVICECSTMARIDPQHLAWCLENIVNNEPVNIIKVPEDEAKLAKLTLDRMLQVS
- a CDS encoding HIT family protein → MTSCTICNLIEGEIIWSDNIIRVVLLDHQDYRGYCRVELISHTKEMTDLDEALQFKVMRCVFKVEEVLKKIFSPEKINLASLGNKTPHIHWHVIPRFKEDPHFPNSHWGEKLREGMHQAISTKEKKDLIQLLSQSLGQ
- a CDS encoding (2Fe-2S) ferredoxin domain-containing protein, producing the protein MNYYKYHIFFCLNQREDGEACCSDKGAENMFMYMKAKIKSFDLNGESKVRINRAGCFDRCGEGPLLVIYPEATWYRFIDEEDIDEIIKSHIQQGKIVTRLLA
- a CDS encoding energy transducer TonB, whose product is MDESIYKNNILKLSILLSFMLHFLAIQLIHFKPIKPFQNKFSQIEVILTNSKDNYQTDADVLAQSNSDKGGNTEKDIHKKTPLPTVTENKNTFQLNNRGNQAVEGRASSLSQEKIVKKDVQVLNEPKAVQQPKESKVINKSISKEDVLASASEISASDAALSNQISNFEKQPRRKYIGARTKEYKYALYAEAWRQKVETLGNMNYPEEAREKKFSGQLRMTVSLKPDGRIDNIEINQSSGFKILDEAAKKIVELGAPYATFPEDIRKEVDILSITRTWTFTKDEHLSSQ